A genomic stretch from Eptesicus fuscus isolate TK198812 chromosome 15, DD_ASM_mEF_20220401, whole genome shotgun sequence includes:
- the LOC129151680 gene encoding spermatogenesis-associated protein 31E1-like isoform X2, producing MENLLCPLKSAIATWQQSSPCWVIDAIVGIVCGVLLFLVCTHCSESDGPSPPPREHRNTRKRSVVPRRSSRSRSRRKIGALKGYRECLQYLEKARELISLLRSHLGRPPDQCGFRQRSHQDNSASQELHDRSTSGGRCQQEPLRTQDPCRRQSKKCVPTEEREGNRRPDPGKHRGGSAALRASQASGMSTAQDQKSAEPVRSQSCQGLWEGQAPAESLFKTRMRHLLQGVLPRKGKGREGPQHRGPPAAATARSWGPGRRRSVMDSRAAEAHVLQTAAGPEEGTALHPGLHAPEGNPFLLCAPNTSIVASPLMDKDNDNSGDGGVGRWGTQK from the exons ATGGAGAACCTTCTCTGTCCTCTGAAAAGCGCTATTGCTACCTGGCAGCAATCCAGTCCTTGCTGGGTGATCGATGCCATCGTGGGCATCGTGTGTGGGGTGCTGCTCTTCCTTGTGTGCACCCACTGCTCCGAGAGTGATGGACCCTCACCACCACCGAGGGAACATAGAAACACCAGGAAG CGTTCAGTGGTgcccaggaggagcagcaggagcaggagcaggaggaaaatTGGAGCTTTGAAAG GCTACAGAGAGTGCCTGCAGTACCTGGAAAAGGCTCGGGAATTGATTAGTCTTCTGCGAAG CCACCTGGGGAGGCCCCCTGACCAGTGCGGTTTTCGTCAGCGCTCCCATCAAGACAACTCAGCTTCCCAGGAGCTCCATGACCGCAGTACAAGTGGAGGGCGCTGCCAGCAGGAGCCCCTCAGAACGCAGGACCCATGTCGCAGACAGAGCAAGAAGTGTGTCCCcactgaggagagggagggcaacaGGAGGCCGGATCCAGGGAAGCACAGAGGGGGCTCAGCAGCACTGAGGGCCTCTCAAGCCAGTGGGATGAGCACTGCCCAGGATCAGAAATCAGCAGAGCCAGTCAGAAGCCAGTCCTGCCAGGGCTTGTGGGAGGGACAGGCCCCTGCAGAAAGCCTGTTCAAGACGAGGATGAGGCACCTTCTGCAGGGGGTGCTCCCCAGGAAAGGCAAAGGACGGGAAGGTCCCCAGCACAGAGGCCCGCCTGCAGCAGCCACTGCCCGCAGCTGGGGGCCAGGCAGACGCAGATCGGTGATGGACAGCAGAGCTGCGGAGGCTCACGTGCTCCAGACAGCTGCTGGCCCAGAGGAGGGCACAGCACTTCACCCGGGACTTCATGCCCCAGAG GGAAACCCTTTCCTCCTGTGTGCGCCCAACACCAGCATCGTTGCCTCTCCTCTCATGGACAAGGACAACGACAACAGTGGTGACGGTGGGGTGGGCCGGTGGGGGACACAGAAGTGA
- the LOC129151680 gene encoding spermatogenesis-associated protein 31E1-like isoform X1 produces MENLLCPLKSAIATWQQSSPCWVIDAIVGIVCGVLLFLVCTHCSESDGPSPPPREHRNTRKRSVVPRRSSRSRSRRKIGALKGYRECLQYLEKARELISLLRSHLGRPPDQCGFRQRSHQDNSASQELHDRSTSGGRCQQEPLRTQDPCRRQSKKCVPTEEREGNRRPDPGKHRGGSAALRASQASGMSTAQDQKSAEPVRSQSCQGLWEGQAPAESLFKTRMRHLLQGVLPRKGKGREGPQHRGPPAAATARSWGPGRRRSVMDSRAAEAHVLQTAAGPEEGTALHPGLHAPEVHGHKGGLQAPAGPHLSRLGVLCHGGVARDHHATPSGHNKSGWSTTGDSKGAFPPREPEAPGRHCQHGPRVAGPSGRPRRCPRPCPKARSDSWGRPEHAAHVLPDGTYVQESTFAVYRETLSSCVRPTPASLPLLSWTRTTTTVVTVGWAGGGHRSDK; encoded by the exons ATGGAGAACCTTCTCTGTCCTCTGAAAAGCGCTATTGCTACCTGGCAGCAATCCAGTCCTTGCTGGGTGATCGATGCCATCGTGGGCATCGTGTGTGGGGTGCTGCTCTTCCTTGTGTGCACCCACTGCTCCGAGAGTGATGGACCCTCACCACCACCGAGGGAACATAGAAACACCAGGAAG CGTTCAGTGGTgcccaggaggagcagcaggagcaggagcaggaggaaaatTGGAGCTTTGAAAG GCTACAGAGAGTGCCTGCAGTACCTGGAAAAGGCTCGGGAATTGATTAGTCTTCTGCGAAG CCACCTGGGGAGGCCCCCTGACCAGTGCGGTTTTCGTCAGCGCTCCCATCAAGACAACTCAGCTTCCCAGGAGCTCCATGACCGCAGTACAAGTGGAGGGCGCTGCCAGCAGGAGCCCCTCAGAACGCAGGACCCATGTCGCAGACAGAGCAAGAAGTGTGTCCCcactgaggagagggagggcaacaGGAGGCCGGATCCAGGGAAGCACAGAGGGGGCTCAGCAGCACTGAGGGCCTCTCAAGCCAGTGGGATGAGCACTGCCCAGGATCAGAAATCAGCAGAGCCAGTCAGAAGCCAGTCCTGCCAGGGCTTGTGGGAGGGACAGGCCCCTGCAGAAAGCCTGTTCAAGACGAGGATGAGGCACCTTCTGCAGGGGGTGCTCCCCAGGAAAGGCAAAGGACGGGAAGGTCCCCAGCACAGAGGCCCGCCTGCAGCAGCCACTGCCCGCAGCTGGGGGCCAGGCAGACGCAGATCGGTGATGGACAGCAGAGCTGCGGAGGCTCACGTGCTCCAGACAGCTGCTGGCCCAGAGGAGGGCACAGCACTTCACCCGGGACTTCATGCCCCAGAGGTACATGGGCACAAAGGAGGACTCCAGGCTCCAGCAGGTCCCCATCTCAGCCGCCTCGGGGTTCTCTGCCACGGAGGGGTGGCCCGTGATCACCACGCCACCCCCAGTGGCCACAACAAGAGCGGGTGGAGCACAACTGGGGACAGCAAGGGGGCCTTCCCACCCAGGGAGCCAGAGGCCCCAGGCAGACACTGCCAGCATGGGCCGAGGGTGGCAGGGCCCTCAGGCCGACCCCGCCGCTGCCCAAGGCCCTGTCCCAAGGCAAGATCTGACTCCTGGGGTCGGCCAGAGCACGCTGCGCATGTCCTTCCTGATGGGACTTACGTACAAGAAAGCACATTTGCTGTGTACAGGGAAACCCTTTCCTCCTGTGTGCGCCCAACACCAGCATCGTTGCCTCTCCTCTCATGGACAAGGACAACGACAACAGTGGTGACGGTGGGGTGGGCCGGTGGGGGACACAGAAGTGATAAATAG